From a single Ooceraea biroi isolate clonal line C1 chromosome 12, Obir_v5.4, whole genome shotgun sequence genomic region:
- the LOC105280682 gene encoding beta-alanine-activating enzyme isoform X1 produces MLVIYNCISSNTTTFTFTSSRMHGFSKFNCAKKQKVQNDERDCPQRLHDACNWLHLNDSAIEYHDLEEIKIICYNELQAAKETVSKHLQNNIKDYPEFIGIDFDIVEYCVPPLMLGILYSGHAFFNIPADSQTYKQMVASLHVKYIFSKYVTSTQEVMCQFKIHGQSVCLRKLTDVQESTIEHTGYLFAYAIATSGSTGTPKVVKVPHHCILPNIIDLKRILDITRCDKIAQLTNFTFDPSIVEIFLSLCCAATLFMISKPLRNEASRLLEKIFHAHVTVLQITPSLLFHKWSTERLKVTILDKNSHLRVLLLGGEPFPKMKLLLEASHPQNATRLFNIYGITEVSCWSSINEIAKDNDVRECCLGKPLSGTVFQIKDNDNKVITRGEGVLYIGSTTRICIIGDETEGNLSKPVFRDTGDVVSTDERGRIFYKGRRNNIVKRFGNKVNLRKLEEIVVDLNSVQTCVAFWDAELHKLYLCLSTTKSKAEFSRLRNDVTSHLQILPAIYKPDKIIVVEQFDFTTSGKICLASLKRVCRSSEREITDANNLHVDKVFEKLWDQHVKCKDTGFMMSGGTSIAAIQISSATTEAFNVEFPELIGMLLKDGTFDECVNYVRSTLINRVCNDDVNRYTDVSLDDGMILNTKKTVIKPTSLNDCLISSSMKSYCQWYKCRGKTYGALKQEQNTGKIIKNISNIEIIASYNLQKCVDASPTVYRYSEAELYATVGSHSGIICTVSLLETSRSYEVKLPDRIEASVLVLADFHGIVGCYDGHVYCIHLKTGQVIWKFQTQDIVKCTAIMCAQGSKVFVGSYDRHVYCLSIEDGTRIWKTEASKGAICATGCLHSQSTSVLFGTLDGSCLALRQSSGQVTWKHKLQDPIFVAPVVLRSGHALFCSVAGALCCFDIETDCEMWRHVIGGNVFSYPVIQTLGSTDNELVTLASHNKNLYLLEMPEKIVEKNKPRLKSTLRFHSPIFATPWCDDRHIFVTCTDGTFQTFNVEGKLLATKQFPGETFSSPIVHDDLIILGCRDNNLYVLKLS; encoded by the exons atgctagtaatttataattgtatttcgAGTAATACGACCACGTTTACTTTTACCAGTTCACGCATGCATGGCTTTTCAAAAT TTAATTGcgcaaaaaaacaaaaagtacAAAACGATGAAAGAGATTGTCCGCAAAGGTTACATGACGCGTGCAATTGGCTTCATCTCAATGACTCAGCCATAGAATACCATGATTTAGAAGAAATTAAGATTATATGCTACAATGAATTACAAGCAGCAAAGGAAACGGTCTCGAAACATCTGCAAAACAACATAAAGGATTATCCTGAGTTTATTGGCATTGACTTTGACATTGTAGAGTACTGTGTGCCCCCTTTGATGCTTGG AATTCTTTACAGCGGACATGCTTTCTTCAATATACCTGCAGACTCGCAGACATATAAGCAAATGGTTGCTtctttacatgtaaaatatattttttcgaaatatGTAACATCGACCCAGGAAGTGATGTGTCAATTTAAAATTCATGGACAGTCTGTATGCCTGAGGAAATTAACGGATGTCCAGGAGAGTACCATTGAGCATACAGGATATCTCTTTGCATATGCCATCGCTACTTCTGGATCAACTGGAACGCCGAAAGTCGTTAAAGTTCCTCATCACTGTATATTACCTAATATCATAGATCTCAAGAGAATTCTTGATATAACAAGATgcgataaaattgcgcaattGACAAATTTCACGTTTGACCCTAGTATCGTGGAAATTTTTCTGAGCCTCTGTTGCGCTGCGACTCTATTCATGATTTCAAAGCCATTGAGAAATGAGGCTAGCAG GCTCTTGGAGAAGATATTCCACGCTCACGTAACAGTTCTTCAAATTACACCGTCGCTTCTCTTCCACAAATGGTCCACTGAACGGCTGAAAGTAACGATATTGGATAAGAACTCTCATTTGAGAGTTCTTCTGCTGGGTGGAGAACCGTTTCCTAAGATGAAATTACTTTTAGAAGCTAGTCATCCACAAAATGCCACGCGATTGTTTAATATCTACGGTATCACCGAGGTATCTTGTTGGTCCAGTATCAACGAAATTGCCAAGGATAACGACGTACGCGAATGTTGCTTGGGCAAACCATTGTCGGGAACTGTATTTCAAATCAaggataatgataataaagtGATAACCAGAGGCGAAGGTGTCCTTTACATCG GAAGCACCACTAGAATTTGTATCATTGGAGATGAAACTGAAGGAAATTTGAGTAAGCCTGTTTTTCGTGATACTGGCGACGTCGTTTCC ACAGATGAACGGggtagaatattttataaaggaAGACGGAATAACATTGTAAAGAGATTTGGGAATAAAGTAAATCTGCGAAAACTCGAGGAAATCGTGGTGGATTTAAATTCCGTGCAGACTTGCGTCGCATTCTGGGACGCAGAACTCCACAAATTATATCTATGCTTGTCTACTACGAAATCCAAAGCAGAATTTTCTAGATTGAGAAATGATGTTACGTCGCATTTACAGATATTGCCAGCAATTTATAAGCctgataaaataatcgtagTAGAACAGTTTGACTTTACTACAAGCGGAAAAATCTGCCTTGCATCGTTGAAAAGAGTATGCAGAAGCTCCGAAAGAGAAATTACTGATGCAAACAACTTGCATGTTGATAAAGTATTCGAAAAATTATGGGACCAGCACGTAAAATGTAAAGATACTGGTTTTATGATGTCAGGCGGTACGTCGATAGCAGCGATTCAGATCTCGAGTGCCACCACTGAGGCCTTCAACGTGGAATTTCCCGAATTGATTGGTATGCTGCTGAAGGATGGTACGTTCGACGAGTGCGTCAATTATGTCAGAAGTACTTTAATCAACCGAGTTTGTAACGATGATGTCAATCGTTATACCGACGTTTCTCTTGACGATGGAATGATACTCAATACAAAGAAGACCGTAATAAAACCAACATCACTGAATGACTGTTTGATATCGTCAAGTATGAAGAGTTACTGCCAATGGTACAAATGCAGAGGAAAGACTTACGGTGCATTAAAGCAAGAGCAAAACActggaaaaattataaaaaatatatctaacaTTGAGATAATAGCAAGTTATAATTTGCAGAAGTGCGTTGATGCCTCGCCCACCGTGTACCGTTATTCCGA AGCAGAATTGTATGCAACGGTTGGATCGCATTCCGGCATCATATGTACTGTTAGCTTGCTAGAGACTAGTAGATCATACGAGGTAAAATTACCAGACAGGATAGAAGCTTCTGTTCTAGTTTTAGCTGATTTTCACGGGATTGTGG GATGTTATGATGGACACGTTTACTGCATCCATTTGAAAACTGGCCAAGTGATATGGAAGTTTCAAACGCAGGATATAGTTAAATGCACGGCTATAATGTGCGCGCAAGGGAGCAAAGTATTTGTCGGCTCTTACGATCGTCATGTATACTGTCTTTCGATAGAG GATGGCACTCGAATATGGAAAACCGAAGCAAGTAAAGGTGCAATTTGTGCCACTGGTTGTTTACACTCGCAATCAACTTCGGTCCTCTTTGGCACGTTAGACGGTTCTTGCCTGGCCTTGAGGCAGTCCTCCGGACAAGTTACATGGAAGCATAAATTGCAGGATCCGATTTTTGTCGCACCCGTCGTTCTCCGGAGTGGACACGCTCTATTTTGCTCCGTCGCTGGAGCGTTGTGCTGCTTTGATATCGAAACCGATTGTGAG atgtGGCGGCACGTGATAGGCGGTAATGTGTTTTCCTATCCGGTGATACAAACTCTCGGATCCACGGACAATGAACTCGTCACCTTGGCTAGCCACAACAAGAATTTGTATCTTTTAGAAATGCCAGAAAAAATAGTCGAGAAAAATAAGCCGCGATTGAAATCTACATTACGATTCCATTCGCCTATTTTCGCGACTCCTTGGTGCGACGATAGACACATATTTGTTACATGTACGGATGGCACGTTCCAAACGTTTAACGTAGAAGGCAAATTGTTAGCGACCAAGCAATTTCCCGGCGAAACGTTTTCCTCGCCGATCGTCCATGACGATCTGATCATTCTGGGATGCAGGGACAACAATCTCTATGTTTTGAAACTCAGTTAA
- the LOC105280682 gene encoding beta-alanine-activating enzyme isoform X4, translating into MLVIYNCISSNTTTFTFTSSRMHGFSKFNCAKKQKVQNDERDCPQRLHDACNWLHLNDSAIEYHDLEEIKIICYNELQAAKETVSKHLQNNIKDYPEFIGIDFDIVEYCVPPLMLGILYSGHAFFNIPADSQTYKQMVASLHVKYIFSKYVTSTQEVMCQFKIHGQSVCLRKLTDVQESTIEHTGYLFAYAIATSGSTGTPKVVKVPHHCILPNIIDLKRILDITRCDKIAQLTNFTFDPSIVEIFLSLCCAATLFMISKPLRNEASRLLEKIFHAHVTVLQITPSLLFHKWSTERLKVTILDKNSHLRVLLLGGEPFPKMKLLLEASHPQNATRLFNIYGITEVSCWSSINEIAKDNDVRECCLGKPLSGTVFQIKDNDNKVITRGEGVLYIGSTTRICIIGDETEGNLSKPVFRDTGDVVSTDERGRIFYKGRRNNIVKRFGNKVNLRKLEEIVVDLNSVQTCVAFWDAELHKLYLCLSTTKSKAEFSRLRNDVTSHLQILPAIYKPDKIIVVEQFDFTTSGKICLASLKRVCRSSEREITDANNLHVDKVFEKLWDQHVKCKDTGFMMSGGTSIAAIQISSATTEAFNVEFPELIGMLLKDGTFDECVNYVRSTLINRVCNDDVNRYTDVSLDDGMILNTKKTVIKPTSLNDCLISSSMKSYCQWYKCRGKTYGALKQEQNTGKIIKNISNIEIIASYNLQKCVDASPTVYRYSEAELYATVGSHSGIICTVSLLETSRSYEVKLPDRIEASVLVLADFHGIVGCYDGHVYCIHLKTGQVIWKFQTQDIVKCTAIMCAQGSKVFVGSYDRHVYCLSIEDGTRIWKTEASKGAICATGCLHSQSTSVLFGTLDGSCLALRQSSGQVTWKHKLQDPIFVAPVVLRSGHALFCSVAGALCCFDIETDYVAARDRR; encoded by the exons atgctagtaatttataattgtatttcgAGTAATACGACCACGTTTACTTTTACCAGTTCACGCATGCATGGCTTTTCAAAAT TTAATTGcgcaaaaaaacaaaaagtacAAAACGATGAAAGAGATTGTCCGCAAAGGTTACATGACGCGTGCAATTGGCTTCATCTCAATGACTCAGCCATAGAATACCATGATTTAGAAGAAATTAAGATTATATGCTACAATGAATTACAAGCAGCAAAGGAAACGGTCTCGAAACATCTGCAAAACAACATAAAGGATTATCCTGAGTTTATTGGCATTGACTTTGACATTGTAGAGTACTGTGTGCCCCCTTTGATGCTTGG AATTCTTTACAGCGGACATGCTTTCTTCAATATACCTGCAGACTCGCAGACATATAAGCAAATGGTTGCTtctttacatgtaaaatatattttttcgaaatatGTAACATCGACCCAGGAAGTGATGTGTCAATTTAAAATTCATGGACAGTCTGTATGCCTGAGGAAATTAACGGATGTCCAGGAGAGTACCATTGAGCATACAGGATATCTCTTTGCATATGCCATCGCTACTTCTGGATCAACTGGAACGCCGAAAGTCGTTAAAGTTCCTCATCACTGTATATTACCTAATATCATAGATCTCAAGAGAATTCTTGATATAACAAGATgcgataaaattgcgcaattGACAAATTTCACGTTTGACCCTAGTATCGTGGAAATTTTTCTGAGCCTCTGTTGCGCTGCGACTCTATTCATGATTTCAAAGCCATTGAGAAATGAGGCTAGCAG GCTCTTGGAGAAGATATTCCACGCTCACGTAACAGTTCTTCAAATTACACCGTCGCTTCTCTTCCACAAATGGTCCACTGAACGGCTGAAAGTAACGATATTGGATAAGAACTCTCATTTGAGAGTTCTTCTGCTGGGTGGAGAACCGTTTCCTAAGATGAAATTACTTTTAGAAGCTAGTCATCCACAAAATGCCACGCGATTGTTTAATATCTACGGTATCACCGAGGTATCTTGTTGGTCCAGTATCAACGAAATTGCCAAGGATAACGACGTACGCGAATGTTGCTTGGGCAAACCATTGTCGGGAACTGTATTTCAAATCAaggataatgataataaagtGATAACCAGAGGCGAAGGTGTCCTTTACATCG GAAGCACCACTAGAATTTGTATCATTGGAGATGAAACTGAAGGAAATTTGAGTAAGCCTGTTTTTCGTGATACTGGCGACGTCGTTTCC ACAGATGAACGGggtagaatattttataaaggaAGACGGAATAACATTGTAAAGAGATTTGGGAATAAAGTAAATCTGCGAAAACTCGAGGAAATCGTGGTGGATTTAAATTCCGTGCAGACTTGCGTCGCATTCTGGGACGCAGAACTCCACAAATTATATCTATGCTTGTCTACTACGAAATCCAAAGCAGAATTTTCTAGATTGAGAAATGATGTTACGTCGCATTTACAGATATTGCCAGCAATTTATAAGCctgataaaataatcgtagTAGAACAGTTTGACTTTACTACAAGCGGAAAAATCTGCCTTGCATCGTTGAAAAGAGTATGCAGAAGCTCCGAAAGAGAAATTACTGATGCAAACAACTTGCATGTTGATAAAGTATTCGAAAAATTATGGGACCAGCACGTAAAATGTAAAGATACTGGTTTTATGATGTCAGGCGGTACGTCGATAGCAGCGATTCAGATCTCGAGTGCCACCACTGAGGCCTTCAACGTGGAATTTCCCGAATTGATTGGTATGCTGCTGAAGGATGGTACGTTCGACGAGTGCGTCAATTATGTCAGAAGTACTTTAATCAACCGAGTTTGTAACGATGATGTCAATCGTTATACCGACGTTTCTCTTGACGATGGAATGATACTCAATACAAAGAAGACCGTAATAAAACCAACATCACTGAATGACTGTTTGATATCGTCAAGTATGAAGAGTTACTGCCAATGGTACAAATGCAGAGGAAAGACTTACGGTGCATTAAAGCAAGAGCAAAACActggaaaaattataaaaaatatatctaacaTTGAGATAATAGCAAGTTATAATTTGCAGAAGTGCGTTGATGCCTCGCCCACCGTGTACCGTTATTCCGA AGCAGAATTGTATGCAACGGTTGGATCGCATTCCGGCATCATATGTACTGTTAGCTTGCTAGAGACTAGTAGATCATACGAGGTAAAATTACCAGACAGGATAGAAGCTTCTGTTCTAGTTTTAGCTGATTTTCACGGGATTGTGG GATGTTATGATGGACACGTTTACTGCATCCATTTGAAAACTGGCCAAGTGATATGGAAGTTTCAAACGCAGGATATAGTTAAATGCACGGCTATAATGTGCGCGCAAGGGAGCAAAGTATTTGTCGGCTCTTACGATCGTCATGTATACTGTCTTTCGATAGAG GATGGCACTCGAATATGGAAAACCGAAGCAAGTAAAGGTGCAATTTGTGCCACTGGTTGTTTACACTCGCAATCAACTTCGGTCCTCTTTGGCACGTTAGACGGTTCTTGCCTGGCCTTGAGGCAGTCCTCCGGACAAGTTACATGGAAGCATAAATTGCAGGATCCGATTTTTGTCGCACCCGTCGTTCTCCGGAGTGGACACGCTCTATTTTGCTCCGTCGCTGGAGCGTTGTGCTGCTTTGATATCGAAACCGATT atgtGGCGGCACGTGATAGGCGGTAA
- the LOC105280682 gene encoding beta-alanine-activating enzyme isoform X3, translating to MFNCAKKQKVQNDERDCPQRLHDACNWLHLNDSAIEYHDLEEIKIICYNELQAAKETVSKHLQNNIKDYPEFIGIDFDIVEYCVPPLMLGILYSGHAFFNIPADSQTYKQMVASLHVKYIFSKYVTSTQEVMCQFKIHGQSVCLRKLTDVQESTIEHTGYLFAYAIATSGSTGTPKVVKVPHHCILPNIIDLKRILDITRCDKIAQLTNFTFDPSIVEIFLSLCCAATLFMISKPLRNEASRLLEKIFHAHVTVLQITPSLLFHKWSTERLKVTILDKNSHLRVLLLGGEPFPKMKLLLEASHPQNATRLFNIYGITEVSCWSSINEIAKDNDVRECCLGKPLSGTVFQIKDNDNKVITRGEGVLYIGSTTRICIIGDETEGNLSKPVFRDTGDVVSTDERGRIFYKGRRNNIVKRFGNKVNLRKLEEIVVDLNSVQTCVAFWDAELHKLYLCLSTTKSKAEFSRLRNDVTSHLQILPAIYKPDKIIVVEQFDFTTSGKICLASLKRVCRSSEREITDANNLHVDKVFEKLWDQHVKCKDTGFMMSGGTSIAAIQISSATTEAFNVEFPELIGMLLKDGTFDECVNYVRSTLINRVCNDDVNRYTDVSLDDGMILNTKKTVIKPTSLNDCLISSSMKSYCQWYKCRGKTYGALKQEQNTGKIIKNISNIEIIASYNLQKCVDASPTVYRYSEAELYATVGSHSGIICTVSLLETSRSYEVKLPDRIEASVLVLADFHGIVGCYDGHVYCIHLKTGQVIWKFQTQDIVKCTAIMCAQGSKVFVGSYDRHVYCLSIEDGTRIWKTEASKGAICATGCLHSQSTSVLFGTLDGSCLALRQSSGQVTWKHKLQDPIFVAPVVLRSGHALFCSVAGALCCFDIETDCEMWRHVIGGNVFSYPVIQTLGSTDNELVTLASHNKNLYLLEMPEKIVEKNKPRLKSTLRFHSPIFATPWCDDRHIFVTCTDGTFQTFNVEGKLLATKQFPGETFSSPIVHDDLIILGCRDNNLYVLKLS from the exons atgt TTAATTGcgcaaaaaaacaaaaagtacAAAACGATGAAAGAGATTGTCCGCAAAGGTTACATGACGCGTGCAATTGGCTTCATCTCAATGACTCAGCCATAGAATACCATGATTTAGAAGAAATTAAGATTATATGCTACAATGAATTACAAGCAGCAAAGGAAACGGTCTCGAAACATCTGCAAAACAACATAAAGGATTATCCTGAGTTTATTGGCATTGACTTTGACATTGTAGAGTACTGTGTGCCCCCTTTGATGCTTGG AATTCTTTACAGCGGACATGCTTTCTTCAATATACCTGCAGACTCGCAGACATATAAGCAAATGGTTGCTtctttacatgtaaaatatattttttcgaaatatGTAACATCGACCCAGGAAGTGATGTGTCAATTTAAAATTCATGGACAGTCTGTATGCCTGAGGAAATTAACGGATGTCCAGGAGAGTACCATTGAGCATACAGGATATCTCTTTGCATATGCCATCGCTACTTCTGGATCAACTGGAACGCCGAAAGTCGTTAAAGTTCCTCATCACTGTATATTACCTAATATCATAGATCTCAAGAGAATTCTTGATATAACAAGATgcgataaaattgcgcaattGACAAATTTCACGTTTGACCCTAGTATCGTGGAAATTTTTCTGAGCCTCTGTTGCGCTGCGACTCTATTCATGATTTCAAAGCCATTGAGAAATGAGGCTAGCAG GCTCTTGGAGAAGATATTCCACGCTCACGTAACAGTTCTTCAAATTACACCGTCGCTTCTCTTCCACAAATGGTCCACTGAACGGCTGAAAGTAACGATATTGGATAAGAACTCTCATTTGAGAGTTCTTCTGCTGGGTGGAGAACCGTTTCCTAAGATGAAATTACTTTTAGAAGCTAGTCATCCACAAAATGCCACGCGATTGTTTAATATCTACGGTATCACCGAGGTATCTTGTTGGTCCAGTATCAACGAAATTGCCAAGGATAACGACGTACGCGAATGTTGCTTGGGCAAACCATTGTCGGGAACTGTATTTCAAATCAaggataatgataataaagtGATAACCAGAGGCGAAGGTGTCCTTTACATCG GAAGCACCACTAGAATTTGTATCATTGGAGATGAAACTGAAGGAAATTTGAGTAAGCCTGTTTTTCGTGATACTGGCGACGTCGTTTCC ACAGATGAACGGggtagaatattttataaaggaAGACGGAATAACATTGTAAAGAGATTTGGGAATAAAGTAAATCTGCGAAAACTCGAGGAAATCGTGGTGGATTTAAATTCCGTGCAGACTTGCGTCGCATTCTGGGACGCAGAACTCCACAAATTATATCTATGCTTGTCTACTACGAAATCCAAAGCAGAATTTTCTAGATTGAGAAATGATGTTACGTCGCATTTACAGATATTGCCAGCAATTTATAAGCctgataaaataatcgtagTAGAACAGTTTGACTTTACTACAAGCGGAAAAATCTGCCTTGCATCGTTGAAAAGAGTATGCAGAAGCTCCGAAAGAGAAATTACTGATGCAAACAACTTGCATGTTGATAAAGTATTCGAAAAATTATGGGACCAGCACGTAAAATGTAAAGATACTGGTTTTATGATGTCAGGCGGTACGTCGATAGCAGCGATTCAGATCTCGAGTGCCACCACTGAGGCCTTCAACGTGGAATTTCCCGAATTGATTGGTATGCTGCTGAAGGATGGTACGTTCGACGAGTGCGTCAATTATGTCAGAAGTACTTTAATCAACCGAGTTTGTAACGATGATGTCAATCGTTATACCGACGTTTCTCTTGACGATGGAATGATACTCAATACAAAGAAGACCGTAATAAAACCAACATCACTGAATGACTGTTTGATATCGTCAAGTATGAAGAGTTACTGCCAATGGTACAAATGCAGAGGAAAGACTTACGGTGCATTAAAGCAAGAGCAAAACActggaaaaattataaaaaatatatctaacaTTGAGATAATAGCAAGTTATAATTTGCAGAAGTGCGTTGATGCCTCGCCCACCGTGTACCGTTATTCCGA AGCAGAATTGTATGCAACGGTTGGATCGCATTCCGGCATCATATGTACTGTTAGCTTGCTAGAGACTAGTAGATCATACGAGGTAAAATTACCAGACAGGATAGAAGCTTCTGTTCTAGTTTTAGCTGATTTTCACGGGATTGTGG GATGTTATGATGGACACGTTTACTGCATCCATTTGAAAACTGGCCAAGTGATATGGAAGTTTCAAACGCAGGATATAGTTAAATGCACGGCTATAATGTGCGCGCAAGGGAGCAAAGTATTTGTCGGCTCTTACGATCGTCATGTATACTGTCTTTCGATAGAG GATGGCACTCGAATATGGAAAACCGAAGCAAGTAAAGGTGCAATTTGTGCCACTGGTTGTTTACACTCGCAATCAACTTCGGTCCTCTTTGGCACGTTAGACGGTTCTTGCCTGGCCTTGAGGCAGTCCTCCGGACAAGTTACATGGAAGCATAAATTGCAGGATCCGATTTTTGTCGCACCCGTCGTTCTCCGGAGTGGACACGCTCTATTTTGCTCCGTCGCTGGAGCGTTGTGCTGCTTTGATATCGAAACCGATTGTGAG atgtGGCGGCACGTGATAGGCGGTAATGTGTTTTCCTATCCGGTGATACAAACTCTCGGATCCACGGACAATGAACTCGTCACCTTGGCTAGCCACAACAAGAATTTGTATCTTTTAGAAATGCCAGAAAAAATAGTCGAGAAAAATAAGCCGCGATTGAAATCTACATTACGATTCCATTCGCCTATTTTCGCGACTCCTTGGTGCGACGATAGACACATATTTGTTACATGTACGGATGGCACGTTCCAAACGTTTAACGTAGAAGGCAAATTGTTAGCGACCAAGCAATTTCCCGGCGAAACGTTTTCCTCGCCGATCGTCCATGACGATCTGATCATTCTGGGATGCAGGGACAACAATCTCTATGTTTTGAAACTCAGTTAA